The Pseudoxanthomonas sp. genome segment GTACCGAACCGAGGAACGTGTACAGGAAGAACTTCAACGACGCGTAGATGCGGCGCGGGCCGCCCCAGACACCGATGATCAGGAACATCGGGATCAGCATCGCCTCGAAGAACACGTAGAACAGCACCGCGTCGCTGGCAGCGAAGATGCCGTTGGTCAGGCCTTCCAGGATCAGGAACGCGGCCACGTACTGGGCCACGCGCTTGTTCACCGATCCCCAGGCGCCAGCCAGGGTCAGCACGGTGATCAGCGTGTTGAGCAGCAGCAGCGCCACCGCGATGCCGTCGGCACCCAGGTTGTAGTGGATGTCGAAGGTCGGGATCCAGGCACGGCTCTCGACGAACTGCAGGCCCGGATTCGCATAGTCGAAGCCCGTCAGCAGGCCGATGCTGAAGACGAAGGTCAGCACCGCGACCGCCAGGCCCAGCCAGCGGGCGGCGCTTGCGCGGGCATTGCCCACGGCGAGCACCAGCGCGCCACCCAGGATGGGCAGCCAGATCAGAACACTAAGCAGGGGCCAGTTCGACACGTTGTGTTATCCGTTGAGTTCTTCGCCAGGACGCTCCGCACGGGGCGGCGCCGGGTCGTTACTGCCAAAACCTGATGACGACGCCCAGCAGCAGGATCAGGCCGACGATCATCGCGAACGCGTAGTGGTACAGGTAGCCGGACTGGGTCTTGCGCAGTAACTGCGCACCCAGGTCGACCAGCTTCGCCGTGCCGTTCACCGCGGCACCGTCGATCACATGGCTGTCGATCGCGCGCGACACCTTGCCCAGCTTCACGCCGCCACCGGCAAAACCGTTGATCCACAGGTGGTCGGCCCAGTACTTCTTGTCCAGGATGTTGGTCAGGAAGGCGCCCACCGGGCTCTGGCGGATCTTGCCGGGCACACCAGGGAAGATGAGGTAGAGCACGGTTGCCAGTGCAAACCCGGCAAACGCCAAGCCGAACGGCCACGCCATGACGCCATGTTTGACGAACGCCCACGGGCCGTGGAAATCCAGGCCCAGAGCCCCGACCGTATCGCGATCCGAAACAGGCTTGCTCGGATCAAGCAGAAGGAAATCGATGGCGCCTTGGAAGAACGGCGTGACCTTGTGATGCCCCGACCAGTCGGTGCCGAACAGCATCGGACCGATGGTGAACCAGCCGATGAAAATCGACGGAATCGCCAACAGGATCAGCGGCAGCGTCACTACCCACGGCGACTCATGTGGTTCATGCGGGCCGTGATGCGCATGCTCGTCATGCGAATGATCGGCATCGTGCGCGTGACCATGGTCATCATGAGCGTCGCGGAAACGCTCCTTGCCGTGGAATGTCAGGTACAGCAAACGGAAACTGTAGAAGCTCGTGACGAACACGCCCAGCAGCACTGCCCAGTACCCGTAGGTGGCGATCCATTCGCTCGGCCCTTGATACCCCTGGCCGGCCATGACACCGAGTTGATCGATCCTGCTACCCACTTCATGCGCAGTGTGAAGGTGATGCTCCGCGGCCTCGATGATCGTGTCCTTCGAGAAGAAGCCGGAGAAACCCGGCGTGCCGACCAGCGCCAGCGTGCCGATCAGGCTGGTGATCCAGGTGATGGGCATGTACTTGCGCAGGCCACCCATCTTCCGCATGTCCTGCTCGTGGTGCATGCCGATGATCACCGAGCCGGCCGCCAGGAACAGCAGCGCCTTGAAGAAGGCGTGCGTCATCAGGTGGAACACGGCCGCCGAGTACGCCGACACGCCCAGCGCCACCGTCATGTAGCCCAGCTGCGACAGCGTGGAGTACGCGACCACGCGCTTGATGTCGTTCTGCACGATGCCGATCAGGCCGGTGAACAGCGCGGTGGTCGCACCGATGAACAGCACGAAATCTAGGGCCGTCTGCGACAGCTCGAACAGCGGCGACATGCGCGCCACCATGAAGATGCCCGCGGTCACCATCGTGGCGGCGTGGATCAGGGCCGAGATCGGCGTGGGACCTTCCATCGAGTCCGGCAGCCACACGTGCAGCGGCACCTGCGCCGACTTGCCCATGGCACCGATGAACAGGCAGATGCAGGTCAGCGTGGCCATCGACCAGATCACCGGCTCGTCGAACACCTGGAAGGTGCTGCCGAACAGGGTGACCGCGCCCGACCAGACCGGGATCGCCTTGCCGACGAGCAGCGTGGCATTGGCGAACACGGTGGCGTAGTCCAGCGTGCCGAACATCAGCAGCACGCAGCCGATACCGAGCAGGAAGCCGAAGTCGCCCACGCGGTTGACCAGGAACGCCTTCATGTTGGCGAAGATCGCGGTCGGGCGCTTGAACCAGAAACCGATCAGCAGGTACGACACCAGGCCCACCGCTTCCCAGCCGAAGAACAGCTGCAGGAAGTTGTTGCTCATCACCAGCATCAGCATGCTGAAGGTGAACAGCGAGATGTAGCTGAAGAAGCGCTGGTAGCCCGGATCCTCGTGCATGTAGCCGATGGTGTACAGGTGCACCAGCAGCGACACGAAGGTCACCACCACCATCATCATCGCGGTCAGCTTGTCGATCATGAAACCGACGTGGCCGCTGATGTTGCCCACCTCGAAGAAGGTGTACAGGTTCTCGTTGAACGGCGACGCGCCCAGCGCCACCAGCTGGTACAGCACCCAGCACGACAGCGCGCAGCTGACCGCCACGCCCAGGATGGTCGCGGTGTGGGCGCCGGCACGGCCGACGATGCGCCCGAACAGCCCGGCGATGATGCTGCCCAGCAGCGGCGCCAGCACGATGGCCAGCAGCACGTTCTTGGAGAGGAGGACTTCCATACCGGTCATCGGTGCATCAGCCTTTGAGCGTGTCGACTTCGGCCACGTTGATCGTGCGCCGGGTGCGGAACAGGGTGACCAGGATCGCCAGGCCGATGGCGGCCTCGGCGGCGGCCACGGTCAGGATGAAGAAGACGAAGATCTGGCCGGCCGGGTCGCCGAGTTCGCGCGAGAACGCGACGAAGTTGATGTTCACCGAGAGCAGCATCAGTTCGATCGACATCAGCAGCACGATGACGTTCTTCCGGTTGAGGAAGATGCCCGCCAGGCTGATGCAGAACAGCACGGCGCCCAGCGCCAGCAGGTGGCCTACGGAAATCATGCCTTGCCCTCCCCGTCCACCGGCGCACTGGCCGGCGTTTCGCGCACCGGCTTCTCGGCCGGCATCGACACCATGCGTAGGCGGTCGCGCGCATTGACCCTCGACTGCTCGCCCGGGTCCTGCGTCTTGATGCCGGTGCGCTTGCGCAGCGTCAGCATCACGGCGGCCACCACGGCCACGGTGAGGATGACGGCGGCGAACTCGAACGGCAGCAGGAATTCGGTGAACAGGGTGCGCGCCAGCCAGGCCGTGTTGGACACGTCGGCGGCGGCGGAAGCGGCGTTGTCAGCGAACGGCACCGCCATCTTCGCCTTGATGCCGATCAGCACCAGCATCTGCGCCAGCATGACCACCGCCACCAGCAGGCCGACGGGCAGGAACTTCACCCAGCCCTCGCGCAGGGCGGCGACGTCGATGTCCAGCATCATCACCACGAACAGGAACAGCACCATCACCGCGCCCACGTAGACGAGGATCAGGGCCACGCCCAGGAACTCCGCGCCCACCAGCAGCCAGATGCAGGCCACCGAGAAGAACGTCAGGATGAGGCACAGCACGGCATGCACCGGGTTGCGCACGCTGATCACCGCGCCGGCGGCGACGACCGCGACGGTGGCGAAGGCGTAGAAACTGATCAGGACCCAATCCATTCTTCTGACCTCAGCGGAAAGCGGCGTCGGCGGCGCGGCGCTCGGCGATCTCGGCTTCCAGCCGGTCGCCGATCGCCAGCAGCTGCGGCTTGGTGACGATGTTCTGCCCGCGCTTGTCGAAGTGGTACTCCAGCACGTGCGTTTCCACGATCGAGTCCACCGGGCAGCTCTCTTCGCAGAAACCGCAGTAGATGCACTTGAACAGGTCGATGTCGTAGCGCGTGGTGCGGCGGGTACCGTCCTCGCGCGGGGCCGAGTCGATGGTGATCGCCAGCGCCGGGCAGACCGCCTCGCACAGCTTGCAGGCGATGCAGCGCTCCTCGCCGTTCGGATACCGGCGCAGCGCGTGCAGGCCGCGGAAGCGCGGCGACTGCGGGAACTTCTCCATCGGGTACATCAGCGTGTACTTCGGCTTGAAGGTGTACTTCAGCGTCAGCCACAGGCCCTGCAGCAGTTCCAGCAGCATCAGGCTCTTGAAGTAGTGCACAACCTTGCTCATGTCTTACACACCCTTCTCGAACACGCCGAAGAACACCAGCAACGCCGTCACCGCGATCCACGCGATGGTCAGCGGAATGAACACCTTCCAGCCCAGGCGCATGATCTGGTCGTAGCGGTAGCGCGGGAAGCTGGCGCGGAACCAGATGTACGCGCTGGCGAAGAACAGGACCTTCAGCAGCAGCCACGGCCAGCCGCCGGTCCAGATCCAGTCGATCCACGGCGACACGTCGGCGGTGATCCAGCCCTGCAGCGGGCTCAGCCAGCCGCCCAGGAAGAACAGCGACACCAGGAAGCTGACCAGGATCATGTTGGCGTATTCGGCCAGGAAGAACAGCGCGAACGCCGCACCCGAATACTCGACCATGTGGCCGGCGACGATCTCCGACTCGCCTTCCACCACGTCGAACGGCGAACGGTTGGTTTCGGCCACGCCGGACACCCAGTACACGATGAACAGCGGGAACAGCGGCAGCCAGAACCACTCGAGGAAGCCCGAGTCGCCCGCCTGCGCCATCACGATGTCGGTCAGGTTGAGGCTGCCGGCGGCGATCAGCACGCCGACCAGGGCGAAGCCCATCGCGATTTCGTAGCTGACCACCTGCGCTGCCGAGCGCATGGCGCCCAGGAAGGCGTACTTCGAGTTGGACGCCCAGCCGGCGATGATGATGCCGTACACGCCCAGCGAGGTCATCGCCAGCAGGTAGAGCAGGCCGGCGTTGGCGTTCGACAGCACCAGCTGGTAGTCGAACGGCACCACCGCCCACGCCGCGAACGCCGGCGCCAGCGTGATCAGCGGCGCCAGCACGTACATGGTCTTCTGCGCGCTGCTGGGCTGGATGATCTCCTTGAACAGCAGCTTGAAGACGTCCGCGAAGGCCTGGAAGATGCCCATGCCCACGTACATCGGCCCGTGGCGCACGTGCATCCAGCCGATCAGCTTGCGCTCCCACACCACGTAGAACGCGACCGAGATGATCACCGGCATGGCGATCGCCAGGATCTTCAGCACGATCCACAGCACCATGCCGATGTCGCCCAGCCCGAAGAACCACTCGCGCAGCGGGCCGACCGCGTTGATCAACATCTCGTTCATGCGCTCACCACCGTGACGCGTCCGGCGCCCAGCGGCGCCGTCGCACCGTAGCCGCTCTCGATCCAGGCGACGCCTGCGGCGACGCGGGCATCCGCCACCACCGGCAGTGCGGCCGTGCCGACGCCGTTGCCGACCTTCGCCATGCCGCCTTCGGCGACACCGGCTGCCTGCGCATCGGCGGGATTCAGCACGATGCGGTCACCCACGTTCAGCGGGTGCGCCTGCAGTGCTTCAGCGCGGCGGACGGTACCGTCGGTGCGGTAGATCGCCGCGGTGACGGCCAGTTCCAGGCCCTGTCCGTCGATGGTCGGTGCGGCGGACTTGGCCACCGTGACCGTCCTGTCGTCGGCGATGGCCTCGCGCGCACCGGCGATGTCGGTGAACTCGAACCCGGCCAGCTGCAGCTCGCCCCCCAGGGCGCGCAGCACCTTCCACCCCTCGCGCGCCTCGCCCGGCAGCTTGCCGGCGGCCTGCGTGCGCTGGTCCCTGCCGTCCAGATTGGTCAGCGTCGCCTCGATTTCGGGCAACAGCCCGATCGGCAGGATCACGTCGGCCACGTCGCGCGTCGACTTGCAGGCGAAGTGGCTGAACGCCACCACCTTGGCCGAGCCCAGCGCGCGCGAAGCGGCCGGCGTGTCGGCGAAGTCCAGGCCCGGCTCGATGCCGTAGATCACGTAGGCGCTGCGCGGCTCGGCGAACATGCCGGCCACGTCGCGACCGCTCGGCAGCACGCCACGGCGGGCCAGCCCGACCGCGTTCGCGCCTTGCGGAATGCGGCACAGCGAGGCATCGGTCGCGCCGGCGAAATCGGCGGCAGCGGCGCGCAGCACGGCGGCCTGCGGATGGTTCTCGACGATGCCGCCGACGATCACGACAGCGCGGTTGGCGGCCTTGGCGATGTCGCGCAGCGCGGCATCGTTCAGCGCTTGGCCCAGTTTCGACGGCGCAACGATGTGCTTGCCGGCGATGCCGAACGCGAAGTCGAAGTCGACCGGGTTGACCACGTGCACCCTGGCGCCCTTGCGGACGGCCTTGCGGATGCGCTGGTGCAGCAGCGGCAGCTCGTGGCGAATGTTGGTGCCGAACAGCACGATCACATCGGCCTGTTCGATCTCCGCCAGCGGCAGCGCGAACGGCTCGGCGACGGCGCCGTCGGAGAAGTCGCGGGTATTGATGCGATGGTCGAGGTTGCCGGTACCGAGGCCGTCGGCCAGCTTCGCCAGCAGGCCGCCCTCCTCGTTCGACACCGCCGGATGCACCAGCACGCCGAGGCTGTCGCCGCGGTTCGCGCGCAGGATTTCGGCGGCGGCCGTCAGGCCTTCCGCCCACGACACTTCGCGCCACTCGCCATCGACCTTCCGCAGCGGCTTCACCGCGCGGTCGTCGGCGTACAGGCCCTGGTGCGAATAGCGGTCGCGATCCGACAGCCAGCATTCGTTGACCGACTCGTTCTCGCGCGGCACGGTGCGCAGCACCTGGCCGCGGCGCGAGTGATAGAACACATTGGAGCCCATCGCGTCGTGGAAGCCGACGGATTCGCGCGCGATCAGTTCCCACGGACGGGCGCGGAACTGGAACACCTTGTTGGTCAGCGCGCCCACCGGGCAGACGTCGATGACGTTGCCGGAGATCTCGGTGGTCAGCGGCTTGCCGTCGTAGGTGCCGATCTGCAGGTTCTCGCCGCGGTACATGCCGCCCAGCTCGTAGGTGCCGGCGACGTCCGCGGTGAAGCGCACGCAGCGCGTGCACTGGATGCAGCGGGTCATCTCGGTGGCGACCAGCGGACCGATGTCCTCGTCCGGCACCACGCGCTTGCGCTCCTGGAAACGGCTGACCGAACGGCCGTAGCCCAGCGACAGGTCCTGCAGCTCGCATTCGCCGCCCTGGTCGCAGATCGGGCAGTCCAGCGGATGGTTGATCAGCAGGAATTCCATCACGTTGCGCTGCGACTTCAGGGCCTTGTCGCTGCGCGTGGCGATCTTCATGCCGTCCATCACCGGCGTGGCGCAGGCCGGCGCCGGCTTCGGCATCTTCTCGACTTCCACCAGGCACATCCGGCAGTTGGCCGCGATCGGCAGCTTCTCGTGGTAACAGAAGCGCGGGATCGGGATGCCGGCCTTGTCGGCGGCCTGGATGATCATCGAACCCTTGGGCGCGGCCAGTTCCTGCCCGTCGATGAAGACGGTGACGTGGTCCGGCGGCAGGTTGGGATTGACGGGCTGCGCACTCACGCGGCCACCTCCAGGTTGGAACGGACCACGGTGCCGTTGCGCTCGTCGTCGACGAGGAACCGCTTGTTGACGATCGCGTATTCGAATTCGTGCCAGAAGTGGCGCAGCATGCCCTGCACCGGCCACGCGGCGGCTTCGCCGAACGCGCAGATGGTGTGGCCTTCGATCTGGCCGGCGGCCGCGCGCAGCGTCTGCAGGTCCTCGATGGTGGCCTTGTGCTCGGCGACACGGGTCAGCATGCGGTACATCCAGCCGGTGCCTTCGCGGCAGGGCGTGCACTGGCCGCAGCTTTCCTTGAAATAGAAGCGCGCGATGCGCTGGCACGCACGCACCATGCAGGTGGTGTCGTCCATCACGATGACCGCGCCCGATCCGAGGCCCGAACCGGCCTTCTGGATGCTGTCGTAGTCCATCGTCAGCCCCATCATCACCTCGCCCGGCAGCACCGGCATCGAAGATCCGCCGGGAATGACGGCCTTGAGCTTGCGGCCTTCGCGCATACCGCCGCACAGCTCGAGCAGCTCGGCGAACGGCGTGCCCAGGCGGATCTCGTGGTTGCCGGGCTTCGCCACATGGCCGGAGACCGAGAAGATCTTGCAGCCGCCATTGTTGGGCTTGCCCAGGTTCATGAACCACTCGGCGCCGTTGCGCACGATCGCCGGCACCGACGCGTAGGTCTCGGTGTTGTTGATCGTGGTGGGCTTGCCGTACAGGCCGAAATTGGCCGGGAACGGCGGCTTGAAGCGCGGCTGGCCCTTCTTGCCTTCCAGCGACTCCATCAGCGCGGTTTCTTCGCCGCAGATGTAGGCGCCCGCGCCCAGCGCGTTGTACAGGTCAATGTCCACGCCCGAGCCGAGGATGTTCTTGCCCAGCCAGCCGTGCTTGTAGGCCTCGGCGGTGGCTTCTTCCAGGTGCTCGAACGGCTCGTGGTGGAACTCGCCGCGCAGGTAGTTGTAGCCCACGGTCGAACCGGTGGCGTAGCAGGCGATCGCCATACCCTCGATCACCGCGTGCGGGTTGTAGCGCAGGATGTCGCGATCCTTGGCGGTGCCCGGCTCGGATTCGTCCGAATTGCAGAGGATGTACTTCTGCATGTCGCCCTTGGGCATGAAGCTCCACTTCAGGCCGGTCGGGAAGCCTGCGCCGCCACGGCCGCGCAGGCCGGACTGCTTGACCATCTCCACGACCTCGGCCGGCGGGATCTTCTCTTCGATGATCTTGCGCAGCGCGGCGTAGCCGCCGGTCTTCAGGTAGTTCTCGTACGACCACGGCTTATCGAAATGCAGCGTGGTGTAGACGGCCTGGTGCTCCTTCGGAGCGGGGCCGACCGGGCCGTAGCCCTCTGAGTAGTGTGAATGGCCTGCCATGCGCTTACTCCAGCCCGTCCAGCAGTTCGTCGACCTTCGCCGGCGTCAGCTTCTCGTGGTAGTGGCCGTTGATGACCACGACCGGCGCGCCGCAGCACGCGGCCACGCACTCTTCCTCGCGCTTCAGGTAGACGCGGCCGTCGGCGGTGGACTCGCCCAGCCGGCAGCCGAGCTTCTTCTCCGCGTGCGCGACCAGATCCTCGGCGCCGTTGAGCCAGCAACTGATGTTGGTGCAGAAGGCCACGTTGTTGCGGCCGACCTTCTCGGTCTCGAACATCGAGTAGAAGCTGGCCACCTCGTAAGCCCACACCGGCGGCAGGTCGAGGTACTTGGCGACGGCGGCGATCAGCTCGTCGGTCAGCCAGCCCTCGTTCTGCTCCTGCGCGGCATGCAGGCCCTGCAGCACCGCCGAGCGCTTGCGGTCCGGCGGGAACTTGGTCAGCCAGTGATCGATGTGCGCGCGCGTCTTGTCGCTCAACGCCACCAGCGGATCGACGTTCTGCGCCGCTTCGAAATTACCCGTGGCCCTCATCGGTCCACCTCACCAAAGACAAGATCATAGGTACCGATCATCGCGACGACGTCGGGAAGCATGTGGCCGCGCACGATCTCGTCCATCGAGGACAGGTGCGCGAAGCCCGGCGCGCGCAACTTCACGCGGAACGGCTTGTTGGCGCCGTCGGACACCAGGTAGCAGCCGAACTCGCCCTTCGGCGCTTCGACCGCGGCGTAGGTCTCGCCGGCAGGCACGCAGTAGCCTTCGCTGAAGAGCTTGAAGTGGTGGATCAGCGCTTCCATGTCGTCCTTCATCTCCTCGCGGGAGGGCGGCGCGACCTTGAAGTTCTGCACCATGACCGGGCCGGGGTTGGCCTTCAGCCACTGCACGCACTGCTTGATGATGCGGTTGGACTGGCGCATCTCGGCCACACGGACCAGGTAGCGGTCGTAGCAGTCGCCGTTGACGCCGACCGGGATGTCGAAGTCGACCGCATCGTACTTCGCGTACGGCTGTTTCTTGCGCAGGTCCCAGGCGATGCCCGAGCCACGCAGCATGGCGCCGGTCATGCCCCACGCACGCGCCTGCTCCGGCGCGACCACGCCGATGCCGACGGTGCGCTGCTTCCAGATGCGGTTGTCGGTCAGCAGCGTCTCGTACTCGTCGACGCGCTTGGGGAATTCGTTGGTGAAGTCTTCCAGGAAGTCGAGCAGCGAGCCTTCGCGCGCCTGGTTGAACTGCTTGAGCGCCTTGCCCTTGCGCCAGGGCGATTCCTTGTACTTCGGCATGTGGTCCGGCAGGTCGCGGTAGACGCCGCCCGGACGGTAGTACGCCGCATGCATGCGCGCGCCACTGACGGCCTCGTAGCAGTCCATCAGTTCTTCGCGCTCGCGGAAGGCGTACAGCATGACCGCCATGGCGCCGAGGTCGAGCGCGTTGGAGCCGACCCACATCAGGTGGTTCAGGATGCGGGTGATCTCGTCGTACATCGTGCGGATGTACTGCGCGCGCTCCGGCGCCTCGATGCCCATCAGGGTCTCGATGGCCCGCACGTAGGCGTGCTCGTTGCACATCATCGACACGTAGTCGAGGCGGTCCATGTAGCCGATCGACTGGTTGAACGGCTTCGATTCCGCCAGTTTCTCGGTGCCCCGATGCAGCAGGCCGACGTGGGGATCGGCGCGGACGATGGTCTCGCCGTCCATCTCCAGGATCAGGCGCAGCACGCCGTGCGCGGCCGGGTGCTGGGGACCGAAGTTGAGCGTGTAGTTACGGATCTCCTGCTTGCTCTCGGCAGGGTTGCTGGCGAACGCGGCGCCGGATTGCGGATTGCTCATGCCTTGCCCTCGCGCGCGGCCGCTTCGCCGGCGGCGGTCTGGTAGCGCGCGTCGTCGCGGATCACGCGCGGCACGCCGACGCGCGGCTCGACCGAGGTGACCGGCTCGTACACCACGCGCTTCTTCTCTTCGTCGTAGCGGACTTCGACGTTGCCGATCAGCGGGAAGTCCTTGCGGAACGGATGGCCGACGAACCCGTAGTCGGTCAGGATGCGGCGCAGGTCCGGATGGCCCTCGAAGATGATGCCGTACAGGTCGAACGCCTCGCGCTCGAACCAGTTCAGGCCCGGCCACACGTCGCACAGCGAGGCGACCACGGGCAGGCCGTCGTCCGGCGCGAAGCAGCGCACGCGCACGCGGCGGTTGTGCTGGTACGACAGCAGGTGCAGGACCACGGCGAAGCGGTTCGGGCGGGCGGCGTCGCGCGGGCGCTGATCCCAGTCGAAACGGCCCGGACCGAAGCCTTCGACGCCGCGGCTGAAGCCCTCGGACGACACGTCGGCGGTGTCCCACTCGGTGCTGCCGTAGCCCAGGTAGTCCACGCCGCTGAGGTCGACGGCCTGTTCGAAACCGAACTCGTCGCGCAGCGCCAGGGCCACCGCGTGCCAGGACGCGGGGGGCACTTCCAGGGTGATTTCGCCGCGCGGCTCGGCCACGCTGACCGTGGCGTCCGCGAAGCGGGTGCGCACCTGGTCGGTGAAGTTTGCAGCTTGCTCAGCCATGGGGCGTGGCGTGCTCTAGAAAGGATCGGGGGAAAGGAGGATCAGCGCGCGATGGTCTGCGTGCGCCAGATCTTCTTCTGCAACTGCAGGATGCCGTACACCAGCGCCTCGGCGGTGGGCGGGCAACCCGGCACGTACACGTCGACCGGCACCACGCGGTCGCAACCGCGCACGACCGAGTAGGAGTAGTGGTAGTAGCCGCCGCCGTTGGCGCAGCTGCCCATCGAGATCACCCACTTCGGGTCCGGCATCTGGTCGTAGACCTTGCGCAGCGCAGGCGCCATCTTGTTGACCAGCGTGCCCGCCACGATCATCACGTCGGACTGGCGCGGCGACGGACGGAACACCACGCCGTAGCGGTCCAGGTCCAGGCGCGAGGTGCCGGCGTGCATCATCTCGACGGCGCAGCAGGCCAGGCCGAACGTCATCGGCCACATGGAGCCGGTGCGCGCCCAGTTCATCAGCGCGTCGACGCTGGTGGTCACGTAGCCCTTTTCCAGCAGCGGGTTGTCGCCCTCGGGGCGCAGGATGTCGTCCACCCGCCCTTCCGGGATCGGGTTGTTCATCAGACGGTCGACGGTCTGGATCACTCCCATTCGAGCGCTCCCTTCTTCCAAACGTAAATGAAGCCGAGGAAGAGCATGCCCACGAACAGGCCCATCGTGACCAGCGCACGCGGACCCAGCTCCTGGAACACCAGCGTCCACGGAACGATGAAGATGATTTCCAGATCGAACACGATGAACTGGATGGCGATCAGGTAGTAGCGCACGTCGAACTTCATGCGCGCGTCCTCGAAGGCCTCGAAGCCGCATTCGTACGGGGACAGCTTCTGGGCGTCGGGACGACGCGGACCGAGGAAGCGACCGGCGACCATCAGCGCGATGCCGATGCCGGTGGCGACGATCAGGAACAACAGGGTGGGCAGGTAATTGGCCAGCACTCGCTTGTCTCGTCTTGTCCTATCCGCCGGCGCGCGGGACGCGCACGGCATGAATGGGGCTCGCATCGTCCGCGAGCGGCTGCGCCGCGAGCGATCCGCCGATGCGACCATCGGGCCCACCTTCCGCGGGAGCCCTTCCGCAACACGTACCGGGCGCCCGATGAATCGGCGGGATTGTAACGGTTCGTGAACTCGCTAGTAAACGATTACCGACGCATACCGCCGCCGTCGGCGAAAGAAAAAACCCGCCTTCCGGCGGGTTTTTCGCTGCGGGAGCGACGTTGCCGCCGACCCGCCTCATTGGTGCCCAAGAGGGGACTCGAACCCCTACGACTTTCGCCGCTACCACCTCAAGGTAGTGCGTCTACCAATTCCGCCACCTGGGCTTTGAAACCTGCGCGACGCTGCGCGCGCCCCGCCATTGTATCCGCGATCAACCGCCCTGCGGCGGTGTTGCCGGCGGCGTTTCCGCCGCAGGTGCCGTCTGCTGCGGCGCGGGTGCCGCCGGCACGCTGTCGACCGCCGGCGCGGGCGCCTGCTGGATCGGCGAACTCGGCACGGTCGACGGCTTGGGCAGTTCGCCCGCCGGCGCGGCCGGCGCCGCGGGCAGCTGCGACATCACGCCCAGATTCTGCTCGGTGGTCGGGCGCGCACTGTGCGTCGCGTACCAGGCCATGAACAGGCTGATGCCGAAGAACGCGATGGCCAGCCACTTGGTGCTCTTGGACAGGAAGTTGGACGCGCCGCGCGCGCCGAACACCGTGCCGGAGGCGCCGCCGCCGAAGCC includes the following:
- the nuoL gene encoding NADH-quinone oxidoreductase subunit L; its protein translation is MEVLLSKNVLLAIVLAPLLGSIIAGLFGRIVGRAGAHTATILGVAVSCALSCWVLYQLVALGASPFNENLYTFFEVGNISGHVGFMIDKLTAMMMVVVTFVSLLVHLYTIGYMHEDPGYQRFFSYISLFTFSMLMLVMSNNFLQLFFGWEAVGLVSYLLIGFWFKRPTAIFANMKAFLVNRVGDFGFLLGIGCVLLMFGTLDYATVFANATLLVGKAIPVWSGAVTLFGSTFQVFDEPVIWSMATLTCICLFIGAMGKSAQVPLHVWLPDSMEGPTPISALIHAATMVTAGIFMVARMSPLFELSQTALDFVLFIGATTALFTGLIGIVQNDIKRVVAYSTLSQLGYMTVALGVSAYSAAVFHLMTHAFFKALLFLAAGSVIIGMHHEQDMRKMGGLRKYMPITWITSLIGTLALVGTPGFSGFFSKDTIIEAAEHHLHTAHEVGSRIDQLGVMAGQGYQGPSEWIATYGYWAVLLGVFVTSFYSFRLLYLTFHGKERFRDAHDDHGHAHDADHSHDEHAHHGPHEPHESPWVVTLPLILLAIPSIFIGWFTIGPMLFGTDWSGHHKVTPFFQGAIDFLLLDPSKPVSDRDTVGALGLDFHGPWAFVKHGVMAWPFGLAFAGFALATVLYLIFPGVPGKIRQSPVGAFLTNILDKKYWADHLWINGFAGGGVKLGKVSRAIDSHVIDGAAVNGTAKLVDLGAQLLRKTQSGYLYHYAFAMIVGLILLLGVVIRFWQ
- the nuoK gene encoding NADH-quinone oxidoreductase subunit NuoK — translated: MISVGHLLALGAVLFCISLAGIFLNRKNVIVLLMSIELMLLSVNINFVAFSRELGDPAGQIFVFFILTVAAAEAAIGLAILVTLFRTRRTINVAEVDTLKG
- a CDS encoding NADH-quinone oxidoreductase subunit J; the encoded protein is MDWVLISFYAFATVAVVAAGAVISVRNPVHAVLCLILTFFSVACIWLLVGAEFLGVALILVYVGAVMVLFLFVVMMLDIDVAALREGWVKFLPVGLLVAVVMLAQMLVLIGIKAKMAVPFADNAASAAADVSNTAWLARTLFTEFLLPFEFAAVILTVAVVAAVMLTLRKRTGIKTQDPGEQSRVNARDRLRMVSMPAEKPVRETPASAPVDGEGKA
- the nuoI gene encoding NADH-quinone oxidoreductase subunit NuoI, which gives rise to MSKVVHYFKSLMLLELLQGLWLTLKYTFKPKYTLMYPMEKFPQSPRFRGLHALRRYPNGEERCIACKLCEAVCPALAITIDSAPREDGTRRTTRYDIDLFKCIYCGFCEESCPVDSIVETHVLEYHFDKRGQNIVTKPQLLAIGDRLEAEIAERRAADAAFR
- the nuoH gene encoding NADH-quinone oxidoreductase subunit NuoH, with the protein product MNEMLINAVGPLREWFFGLGDIGMVLWIVLKILAIAMPVIISVAFYVVWERKLIGWMHVRHGPMYVGMGIFQAFADVFKLLFKEIIQPSSAQKTMYVLAPLITLAPAFAAWAVVPFDYQLVLSNANAGLLYLLAMTSLGVYGIIIAGWASNSKYAFLGAMRSAAQVVSYEIAMGFALVGVLIAAGSLNLTDIVMAQAGDSGFLEWFWLPLFPLFIVYWVSGVAETNRSPFDVVEGESEIVAGHMVEYSGAAFALFFLAEYANMILVSFLVSLFFLGGWLSPLQGWITADVSPWIDWIWTGGWPWLLLKVLFFASAYIWFRASFPRYRYDQIMRLGWKVFIPLTIAWIAVTALLVFFGVFEKGV
- the nuoG gene encoding NADH-quinone oxidoreductase subunit NuoG, with product MSAQPVNPNLPPDHVTVFIDGQELAAPKGSMIIQAADKAGIPIPRFCYHEKLPIAANCRMCLVEVEKMPKPAPACATPVMDGMKIATRSDKALKSQRNVMEFLLINHPLDCPICDQGGECELQDLSLGYGRSVSRFQERKRVVPDEDIGPLVATEMTRCIQCTRCVRFTADVAGTYELGGMYRGENLQIGTYDGKPLTTEISGNVIDVCPVGALTNKVFQFRARPWELIARESVGFHDAMGSNVFYHSRRGQVLRTVPRENESVNECWLSDRDRYSHQGLYADDRAVKPLRKVDGEWREVSWAEGLTAAAEILRANRGDSLGVLVHPAVSNEEGGLLAKLADGLGTGNLDHRINTRDFSDGAVAEPFALPLAEIEQADVIVLFGTNIRHELPLLHQRIRKAVRKGARVHVVNPVDFDFAFGIAGKHIVAPSKLGQALNDAALRDIAKAANRAVVIVGGIVENHPQAAVLRAAAADFAGATDASLCRIPQGANAVGLARRGVLPSGRDVAGMFAEPRSAYVIYGIEPGLDFADTPAASRALGSAKVVAFSHFACKSTRDVADVILPIGLLPEIEATLTNLDGRDQRTQAAGKLPGEAREGWKVLRALGGELQLAGFEFTDIAGAREAIADDRTVTVAKSAAPTIDGQGLELAVTAAIYRTDGTVRRAEALQAHPLNVGDRIVLNPADAQAAGVAEGGMAKVGNGVGTAALPVVADARVAAGVAWIESGYGATAPLGAGRVTVVSA